The following are encoded in a window of Brockia lithotrophica genomic DNA:
- a CDS encoding SDR family NAD(P)-dependent oxidoreductase, which produces MANSLNDRVVLLTGASSGFGALAAERLAARGARLVLMARRKERLEALAQRLPTPTLVVPGDVTLPEDRERAVDLARKTFGRIDVLVNNAGFGRLDWLKNLTPEEIDRMIDVNFRAAVHLTHLVLPEMLRRGQGHVVFLASLASFIAMPPYVLYAPTKFALRGFADALRREVGPLGIHVTAIYPAPAATEFAAHNGESVFLPFFSSRRWLFLDPALVADKLVASLERPRAHVFVPWWIRFLIWGEALSPSLADALIARLVTRPYWERETRREHPSAPETGR; this is translated from the coding sequence ATGGCAAATTCCCTCAACGATCGGGTCGTGCTCCTCACGGGGGCCTCTTCGGGATTCGGCGCGCTCGCCGCGGAACGCCTCGCCGCGCGCGGAGCGCGCCTCGTCCTCATGGCGCGGCGCAAGGAACGGCTGGAAGCTCTGGCGCAAAGGCTCCCTACCCCTACGCTCGTCGTGCCCGGAGACGTTACCCTCCCGGAAGACCGGGAACGCGCCGTGGACCTGGCGCGGAAGACCTTCGGTCGCATCGACGTCCTCGTGAACAACGCCGGGTTTGGCCGCCTCGACTGGCTAAAAAACCTCACCCCCGAAGAAATTGACCGCATGATCGACGTGAACTTCCGCGCCGCCGTCCACCTCACGCACCTCGTGCTCCCGGAAATGCTCCGGCGCGGGCAGGGACACGTCGTCTTCCTCGCCTCCCTCGCCTCCTTCATCGCCATGCCGCCGTACGTCCTCTACGCCCCCACGAAGTTCGCCCTGCGGGGATTTGCCGACGCCCTCCGGCGCGAGGTGGGGCCCCTCGGAATCCACGTCACCGCAATCTACCCCGCCCCGGCGGCCACCGAATTCGCCGCCCACAACGGCGAAAGCGTCTTCCTCCCCTTCTTTTCGAGCCGCCGCTGGCTCTTCCTCGACCCCGCCCTCGTCGCCGACAAACTCGTCGCCTCCCTCGAACGACCGCGCGCCCACGTCTTCGTCCCCTGGTGGATCCGCTTCCTCATCTGGGGAGAGGCTCTGTCGCCCTCCCTCGCCGACGCCCTCATCGCCCGCCTCGTCACCCGACCGTACTGGGAACGCGAAACGAGGCGCGAACACCCCTCCGCTCCCGAAACGGGACGCTAA
- a CDS encoding NAD(P)/FAD-dependent oxidoreductase, whose translation MDVLLAFHLRRLLCRPDACTGKNPERLEHAKSERASGVQLAFGEGDPLATDIGIVGGGLAGLRVANLLARRLGREIDENRVRISLYAKDREHTYACGLLCVSLGLRPLAHYTRKLADFVHRRVRLVVDEVSAIDVDKGRIHGAETHRFDILVLATGAEPDFAFVPGFAEASHNFYTREGAPRLYEALRSFSGGRIVFFVAPPFKGPAAPAEYLPLLADFLTRRGVRERTELVYATPESTLHPREELARWMEETFARLGVHVERNVRPVAVHPEERYIETHLGTRIPFDLLVAIPPHRGARVVEAANLPHSNGFVPVDPATGRLPERDNVYVIGDAALTPWCKAGSTAHFMAETLVENLVHRLEGREEIARFDGKTAFFLFESFDRASFVTFAGGQGVRISPPSPLFAAAKFAYDEAYWLGVLGLI comes from the coding sequence GTGGACGTTTTGCTCGCGTTCCACCTTCGTCGCCTCCTCTGCCGTCCCGATGCATGTACAGGGAAAAACCCGGAAAGGCTAGAACATGCGAAATCGGAACGGGCAAGCGGTGTACAGCTCGCCTTCGGGGAGGGAGATCCCCTGGCTACGGACATCGGAATCGTGGGCGGAGGACTTGCCGGCCTTCGCGTGGCAAATCTCCTCGCCCGTCGCCTCGGCCGCGAAATCGATGAAAACCGCGTGCGTATCTCCCTGTACGCAAAGGACCGCGAGCACACGTATGCGTGCGGCCTTCTGTGCGTATCCCTGGGGCTTCGCCCCCTCGCGCATTATACCCGAAAACTGGCGGACTTCGTCCACCGGCGGGTGCGCCTCGTCGTCGACGAAGTGTCCGCGATCGACGTAGACAAGGGAAGGATCCACGGGGCGGAGACGCACCGCTTCGACATCCTCGTCCTCGCCACGGGAGCTGAGCCCGACTTCGCCTTCGTCCCCGGCTTTGCCGAGGCGAGCCACAACTTTTATACCCGCGAAGGCGCCCCGCGGCTCTACGAGGCCCTGCGGTCGTTTTCGGGAGGGCGAATCGTGTTCTTCGTCGCACCCCCCTTCAAGGGCCCCGCGGCTCCCGCAGAGTACCTCCCCCTTTTGGCCGACTTCCTCACGCGCCGCGGCGTGCGAGAGCGTACGGAGCTCGTGTACGCAACGCCGGAAAGCACCCTGCACCCGCGCGAGGAACTCGCCCGCTGGATGGAAGAGACCTTTGCACGCCTTGGCGTCCACGTAGAACGAAACGTAAGGCCAGTCGCCGTCCACCCCGAAGAGCGCTACATCGAGACGCACTTGGGCACGCGGATCCCCTTCGACCTCCTCGTCGCCATTCCGCCGCACCGCGGCGCGCGCGTCGTGGAAGCCGCAAACCTCCCCCACTCGAACGGATTCGTCCCCGTCGATCCCGCCACGGGAAGACTCCCCGAACGCGACAACGTCTACGTCATAGGCGACGCCGCCCTCACCCCGTGGTGCAAGGCCGGATCTACGGCACACTTCATGGCCGAGACGCTCGTGGAAAACCTCGTCCACCGCCTGGAAGGCCGGGAGGAAATCGCCCGTTTCGACGGAAAGACGGCTTTCTTCCTCTTCGAAAGCTTCGACCGGGCGAGCTTCGTAACCTTTGCGGGCGGGCAGGGGGTGCGCATTTCCCCTCCCTCCCCGCTCTTTGCGGCGGCCAAGTTTGCCTACGACGAAGCATACTGGTTGGGAGTCCTCGGGCTCATATGA
- a CDS encoding FmdE family protein, translating into MLEAFAKRAARFARVAAEQAETIVGRPFRLVLTNAGYAFPNGANTRGALDELLRLPELSLGTETLLDVHTAADKPLWFFFVGTDGRRGAFLRVRDAAWERDADGELRPEEILSEETETVELTAEALRGSGATFGRFGGAFFSVVSIAYLALHGAPPELLRAAQFHDHLCPGVTSGYLIATYLKRHLPLRSPDERYVILSLPPWCKDDALQILLNTTPGKSGLYVIPLNERSKGRLRPEARTLAGVYFRVPREGSPAEGLILGFRWEEAYRLLGIPREAEAFRLENLLALDLLFAEYLDRPETFVHTLREISLPEGTRPEDLVQPGTDVLAALNLADPL; encoded by the coding sequence ATGTTGGAAGCGTTTGCAAAGCGTGCGGCGCGGTTCGCCCGGGTTGCGGCCGAGCAGGCGGAAACCATTGTCGGCCGTCCGTTTCGTCTCGTGTTGACGAACGCCGGATACGCCTTCCCCAACGGGGCGAACACGCGCGGCGCCCTGGACGAACTCCTCCGCCTCCCCGAACTTTCCCTGGGTACGGAAACCCTCTTGGACGTCCACACCGCGGCGGACAAGCCCCTCTGGTTTTTCTTCGTGGGAACCGACGGACGCCGAGGGGCCTTTTTGCGCGTCCGAGACGCGGCTTGGGAGCGGGATGCAGACGGAGAACTTCGCCCTGAAGAGATCCTCTCGGAGGAAACCGAGACGGTCGAACTCACCGCGGAGGCGCTTCGCGGAAGTGGTGCGACCTTCGGAAGGTTCGGCGGGGCGTTCTTTTCCGTCGTCTCCATCGCCTACCTCGCGCTCCACGGAGCACCCCCCGAACTCTTGCGCGCCGCCCAGTTTCACGACCACCTCTGCCCCGGCGTGACGAGCGGCTACCTCATCGCCACGTACCTCAAACGGCACCTGCCCCTTCGGTCTCCGGACGAACGCTACGTCATCCTCTCCCTGCCCCCCTGGTGCAAAGACGACGCCCTTCAGATCCTCCTGAACACCACGCCGGGGAAATCCGGCTTGTACGTAATCCCCCTGAACGAACGCTCCAAAGGGCGGCTGCGCCCGGAAGCGCGCACGCTTGCGGGGGTGTACTTCCGCGTACCTCGCGAGGGAAGCCCCGCCGAAGGCCTGATCCTCGGCTTCCGCTGGGAAGAGGCGTACCGGCTTTTGGGAATCCCGCGGGAAGCCGAAGCCTTCCGGCTGGAAAACCTCCTCGCCCTCGACCTCCTCTTTGCGGAGTATTTGGACCGACCGGAGACCTTCGTGCACACCCTTCGGGAAATCTCCCTCCCCGAAGGCACGCGTCCCGAGGACCTCGTCCAACCCGGAACCGACGTGCTCGCCGCGCTCAACCTGGCGGATCCCCTCTAA
- a CDS encoding ATP-binding protein, with translation MEREQNVHIHLSSPAESAPAEEHSFSRKGRRCKICKRPAYIDLPQHNISLCEEHFDEFFVRQVERTIRRYRMLPPRAKVVVALSGGKDSLVTALVLKRLGYEVLGFHVDLGIDLNDYSPKSREAVLTFSRRFDIPVEIVSLKEEYGKTIPDVYKKEKKICPICGMTRRHLMNVYALKAAETHGAYALATGHHLDDLAAQLFANVLRWDFHYLAKGLPVLPPEDGFARKIKPLALTSEFEIVAFAQLHNVEFVRCSCPLGKDAKFRKYQSMLRAVEALSPGTKRYFYQRYTEIAHIFAEHAPEARPALRKCLVCGMPSSSPVCSFCRIWRPEEAEAALRQYRELTLAPTTGGGPDADEAGTSAASSGAFGASEEAPREG, from the coding sequence GTGGAACGCGAGCAAAACGTCCACATACACCTCTCTTCCCCGGCGGAAAGCGCCCCGGCGGAAGAGCACTCCTTTTCCCGCAAGGGAAGGCGCTGTAAGATCTGCAAGCGCCCGGCGTACATCGACCTGCCCCAGCACAACATCTCCCTCTGCGAGGAGCACTTCGACGAGTTTTTTGTCCGGCAGGTGGAGCGCACGATTCGCCGGTACCGCATGCTTCCTCCGCGGGCAAAGGTGGTCGTCGCCCTGTCGGGGGGCAAGGACTCGCTCGTCACGGCGCTCGTCCTCAAGCGCCTCGGGTACGAGGTCCTCGGGTTTCACGTCGACCTGGGGATAGACCTCAACGACTACTCGCCGAAGTCGCGCGAGGCGGTGCTCACCTTTTCCCGCCGGTTCGACATCCCTGTGGAGATCGTCTCCCTCAAGGAGGAGTACGGCAAGACCATCCCCGATGTCTACAAGAAGGAAAAGAAGATCTGCCCGATTTGTGGCATGACCCGCCGCCACCTCATGAACGTCTACGCCCTGAAAGCCGCAGAGACCCACGGCGCCTACGCCTTGGCTACGGGCCACCACCTCGACGACCTCGCCGCCCAGCTCTTCGCCAACGTCCTCCGCTGGGATTTCCACTACCTTGCCAAAGGACTTCCCGTCCTTCCGCCGGAAGACGGGTTTGCCCGCAAGATTAAGCCCCTCGCGCTCACGAGCGAATTCGAGATCGTCGCCTTTGCCCAGCTTCACAATGTGGAGTTTGTCCGCTGCTCTTGTCCTCTGGGGAAGGACGCGAAGTTCCGCAAGTACCAATCCATGCTCCGCGCCGTCGAGGCCCTTTCTCCGGGGACGAAGCGGTACTTCTACCAACGGTATACGGAAATCGCCCACATTTTCGCCGAACACGCTCCTGAGGCCCGCCCCGCCTTGCGCAAATGCCTCGTATGCGGCATGCCTTCCTCTTCTCCCGTGTGTTCGTTTTGCCGCATTTGGCGTCCCGAGGAGGCGGAAGCCGCCCTGCGGCAGTACCGCGAACTCACGCTCGCACCCACTACGGGAGGAGGACCGGACGCGGACGAAGCGGGTACCTCCGCCGCATCGTCCGGGGCCTTCGGCGCTTCGGAAGAAGCTCCTCGAGAGGGGTAA